A single window of Streptomyces cathayae DNA harbors:
- a CDS encoding response regulator: MTRVLVVDDEPAIVRALVINLKARSYEVDAAQDGAEALRLAAARHPDVVVLDLGLPDMDGVEVIRGLRGWTRVPILVLSARQASDEKVQALDAGADDYVTKPFGMDELLARLRAAVRRAEPSGEDDLRVETDGFTVDLAAKKVHRDGKDVRLTPTEWHLLEVLVRNGGRLVAQKQLLKEVWGPSYGTETNYLRVYMAQLRRKLEADPSHPKHFITEPGMGYRFER, encoded by the coding sequence ATGACCCGTGTGCTGGTGGTCGACGACGAGCCGGCGATCGTGCGCGCCCTCGTGATCAACCTCAAGGCCCGCTCGTACGAGGTCGACGCCGCCCAGGACGGTGCCGAGGCCCTCCGCCTGGCCGCCGCCCGCCACCCCGACGTGGTCGTCCTCGACCTGGGCCTGCCCGACATGGACGGCGTCGAGGTGATCAGGGGGCTGCGCGGCTGGACCCGGGTGCCGATCCTGGTGCTCTCCGCCCGGCAGGCCTCCGACGAGAAGGTGCAGGCGCTCGACGCGGGAGCCGACGACTACGTCACCAAGCCCTTCGGCATGGACGAGCTGCTGGCCAGGCTCCGCGCCGCCGTGCGCCGGGCCGAGCCCTCCGGCGAGGACGACCTGAGGGTGGAGACCGACGGGTTCACCGTCGACCTGGCCGCGAAGAAGGTGCACCGGGACGGCAAGGACGTACGGCTGACCCCCACCGAATGGCACCTGCTGGAGGTGCTGGTGCGCAACGGCGGCCGGCTGGTCGCGCAGAAGCAGCTGCTGAAGGAGGTCTGGGGGCCCTCGTACGGGACGGAGACCAACTACCTGCGCGTGTACATGGCGCAGCTGCGCCGCAAGCTGGAGGCCGACCCGTCCCACCCGAAGCACTTCATCACCGAGCCGGGCATGGGCTACCGCTTCGAGCGGTGA
- a CDS encoding ABC transporter ATP-binding protein gives MSQAVGQVGTETMVRVENVHKSYGTGATAVHALRGVSFDVPRGELIALKGRSGSGKTTLLNIVGGLDTPDEGRVTVDGLDLAGLDENGLLALRRDRIGFVFQSFGLIPILTAAENVGVPLRLRRADPREREERVDLLLSLVGLADHAAQRPGELSGGQQQRVAIARALANDPALLIADEPTGQLDAETGHSVMELLRAVVRSEQVTAVVATHDATLLGLADRVLELGDGEIVEP, from the coding sequence ATGAGCCAGGCGGTCGGTCAGGTGGGCACCGAGACCATGGTGCGCGTCGAGAACGTGCACAAGTCCTACGGCACCGGAGCCACCGCGGTCCACGCCCTGCGCGGTGTCTCCTTCGACGTACCGCGCGGTGAGCTGATCGCTCTCAAGGGGCGCTCGGGATCCGGCAAGACCACCCTGCTCAACATCGTCGGCGGCCTCGACACCCCGGACGAGGGACGGGTCACCGTCGACGGGCTCGACCTCGCCGGCCTGGACGAGAACGGGCTGCTCGCGCTGCGCCGGGACCGGATCGGCTTCGTCTTCCAGTCCTTCGGGCTCATCCCCATCCTCACCGCCGCCGAGAACGTGGGGGTCCCGCTCCGGCTGCGCCGCGCCGACCCGCGCGAGCGCGAGGAACGCGTGGACCTGCTGCTGTCCCTGGTGGGCCTCGCCGACCACGCGGCACAGCGGCCGGGCGAGCTGTCCGGCGGCCAGCAGCAGCGGGTCGCCATCGCCCGCGCCCTCGCCAACGACCCGGCCCTGCTCATCGCCGACGAGCCGACCGGCCAGCTCGACGCGGAGACCGGGCACTCCGTGATGGAACTGCTGCGCGCGGTGGTGCGCAGCGAGCAGGTCACCGCGGTCGTCGCCACGCACGACGCGACCCTGCTCGGCCTCGCCGACCGCGTCCTGGAACTCGGCGACGGCGAGATCGTCGAACCCTGA
- a CDS encoding sensor histidine kinase: MGRGRLRIHLGAAPGVGKTYAMLSEAQRRVERGTDCVVGFVEHYDRPRTRALLDGLEQVPRKELEHRGALLPEMDLDAVLARRPQVVLVDELAHTNVPGVRNAKRWQDVEELLAAGIDVLSTLNIQHLESLGDVVESITGVRPRETVPDEVVRRAEQIELVDMTPEALRRRMAHGNVYQPDKVDAALSNYFRPGNLTALRELALLWVADRVDEYLQRYRSEHDVSAIWGSRERIMVGLTGGPEGRTLIRRAARLAEKGAGGEVLAVYIARGDGLTAASPGELAEQRTLVENLGGTFHHVVGDDIPAALLAFARAANATQIVLGSSRRKAWQYVFGPGVGATVARDSGPDLDVHIVTHEAIAKGRGLPVARGARLGRSRVAWGWAVGVAGPAVLALLLNAFDPGLANDMLLFLALTVAAALLGGLRPALASAAFGSLLLNYFYTPPLHRWTISDPKNIVAIVIFVAVGAAVASVVDLAARRTHQAARLRAESEILSFLAGNVLRGETGLEALLERVRETFGMESAALLERAGDVEPWTCAGRAGTGPVLERPDDADVDVPVGDHMALVLTGRVLPAEDRRVLGAFAAQAAAALDRRRLRAEADRARTLAEGNRIRTALLAAVSHDLRTPLAGIKAAVSSLRSEDVDWSPEDRAELLEGIEGGADRLDHLVGNLLDMSRLNTGTVTPLIRELDLDEVVPMALGGVPEGSVALDIPETLPMVAVDPGLLERAVANLVENAVKYAPSGTIVLVAASALADRVEVRVVDRGPGVPDDAKDRIFEPFQRYGDAPRGAGVGLGLAVARGFVEAMGGSLNADDTPGGGLTMTLTLRAAGAAPEPGRPAAPEPGRPAEPARTAEPERQSS; encoded by the coding sequence ATGGGACGCGGCAGACTTCGGATCCACCTCGGCGCGGCACCGGGCGTCGGCAAGACGTACGCGATGCTCTCCGAGGCGCAGCGCCGTGTCGAGCGGGGCACCGACTGCGTGGTGGGGTTCGTCGAGCACTACGACCGGCCGCGCACCAGGGCGCTGCTGGACGGCCTCGAACAGGTACCGCGCAAGGAACTGGAGCACCGCGGCGCCCTCCTTCCCGAGATGGACCTCGACGCCGTCCTCGCCCGCCGCCCCCAGGTGGTCCTCGTCGACGAACTCGCCCACACCAACGTGCCCGGCGTGCGCAACGCCAAGCGCTGGCAGGACGTGGAGGAGCTGCTGGCCGCCGGGATCGACGTGCTGTCGACCCTCAACATCCAGCACCTGGAGTCCCTCGGTGACGTCGTGGAGTCGATCACCGGCGTACGGCCGCGGGAGACCGTACCGGACGAGGTGGTCCGGCGGGCCGAACAGATAGAGCTGGTCGACATGACGCCCGAGGCGCTGCGCCGCCGGATGGCGCACGGCAACGTGTACCAGCCGGACAAGGTCGACGCGGCCCTGTCGAACTACTTCCGCCCCGGCAACCTCACCGCGCTGAGGGAGCTCGCGCTGCTGTGGGTGGCCGACCGGGTCGACGAGTACCTGCAGCGGTACCGCAGCGAGCACGACGTCTCGGCCATCTGGGGCTCACGCGAACGGATCATGGTCGGCCTGACCGGCGGACCCGAGGGCCGCACCCTGATCCGCCGTGCCGCGCGGCTCGCGGAGAAGGGCGCCGGGGGCGAGGTGCTCGCGGTCTACATCGCCCGCGGCGACGGGCTCACCGCCGCCTCGCCGGGGGAGCTGGCCGAACAGCGGACCCTGGTGGAGAACCTGGGCGGCACCTTCCACCACGTCGTCGGGGACGACATCCCGGCCGCCCTGCTCGCCTTCGCGCGCGCGGCGAACGCCACCCAGATCGTGCTGGGCTCCTCACGCCGCAAGGCGTGGCAGTACGTCTTCGGTCCCGGCGTCGGCGCGACCGTCGCACGGGACTCCGGTCCCGACCTGGACGTGCACATCGTCACCCACGAGGCGATCGCCAAGGGGCGCGGACTGCCGGTGGCCCGGGGCGCCCGGCTCGGACGGTCCCGGGTGGCGTGGGGCTGGGCGGTCGGGGTGGCGGGTCCCGCGGTGCTGGCCCTGCTGCTCAACGCCTTCGACCCGGGCCTGGCCAACGACATGCTGCTGTTCCTGGCGCTGACCGTGGCGGCGGCCCTGCTCGGCGGCCTGCGGCCGGCCCTGGCCTCGGCGGCCTTCGGCTCGCTGCTGCTGAACTACTTCTACACCCCGCCCCTGCACCGCTGGACGATCTCCGACCCGAAGAACATCGTCGCCATCGTGATCTTCGTCGCCGTCGGTGCGGCGGTGGCGTCCGTGGTCGACCTGGCCGCCCGCCGCACCCATCAGGCGGCCCGGCTGCGTGCCGAGTCGGAGATCCTCTCCTTCCTGGCCGGCAACGTGCTGCGCGGCGAGACCGGTCTGGAGGCGCTGCTGGAACGGGTCCGCGAGACCTTCGGCATGGAGTCGGCGGCGCTGCTGGAACGCGCCGGCGACGTCGAGCCCTGGACCTGCGCCGGGCGGGCCGGCACGGGACCGGTCCTCGAGCGGCCCGACGACGCGGACGTGGACGTTCCGGTCGGGGACCACATGGCGCTCGTCCTGACCGGCCGGGTCCTGCCCGCCGAGGACCGCAGGGTGCTGGGCGCCTTCGCGGCCCAGGCAGCCGCCGCCCTGGACCGCCGGCGACTGCGCGCCGAGGCCGACCGGGCGCGCACCCTGGCCGAGGGCAACCGCATCCGCACCGCCCTGCTGGCCGCCGTCAGCCACGACCTGCGCACCCCGCTCGCCGGGATCAAGGCGGCGGTCTCCTCGCTGCGCTCCGAGGACGTCGACTGGTCGCCCGAGGACCGGGCCGAGCTGCTGGAGGGCATCGAGGGCGGCGCCGACCGGCTGGACCACCTGGTGGGCAACCTGCTCGACATGTCCCGGCTGAACACCGGCACGGTCACCCCGCTGATCCGCGAACTCGACCTCGACGAGGTGGTGCCCATGGCCCTCGGCGGGGTCCCCGAGGGCAGCGTCGCCCTGGACATCCCGGAGACGCTGCCCATGGTCGCCGTCGACCCCGGGCTGCTGGAGCGGGCGGTGGCCAACCTGGTCGAGAACGCCGTCAAGTACGCTCCGTCCGGCACCATCGTCCTGGTCGCCGCGAGCGCGCTCGCGGACCGGGTCGAGGTGCGGGTGGTCGACCGCGGCCCCGGCGTCCCCGATGACGCGAAGGACCGCATCTTCGAGCCCTTCCAGCGTTATGGTGACGCCCCGCGCGGTGCCGGTGTCGGCCTCGGCCTGGCGGTGGCACGCGGCTTCGTGGAGGCCATGGGCGGCTCGCTGAACGCGGACGACACCCCCGGGGGCGGCCTCACCATGACGCTGACCCTCCGCGCGGCGGGCGCCGCGCCGGAACCCGGCCGCCCCGCCGCGCCGGAACCCGGCCGCCCCGCGGAGCCGGCCCGTACCGCAGAACCTGAAAGGCAGTCCTCATGA
- a CDS encoding OB-fold nucleic acid binding domain-containing protein has product MSAVPRSDKPAGRFRRMLDRLSSSQEDLESEELREDTETTGCTRIDDCQDRQIVTVTGTLRTVTLRPRAGVPALEAELFDGSAALDVVWLGRRSIVGIEPGRKLIASGRIAMSRGRRVLFNPKYELRPLGRE; this is encoded by the coding sequence ATGAGTGCTGTTCCTCGCTCGGACAAACCGGCGGGCCGGTTCCGGCGTATGCTCGATCGGCTCTCCTCGTCGCAGGAGGACCTGGAGTCCGAGGAGCTGCGCGAGGACACGGAGACCACGGGCTGCACGCGGATAGACGACTGCCAGGACCGGCAGATCGTCACGGTTACTGGTACCTTGCGCACGGTCACGCTCCGGCCGCGCGCGGGGGTCCCGGCACTGGAGGCCGAACTGTTCGACGGCTCCGCCGCGCTGGACGTGGTGTGGCTCGGCCGGCGCTCCATCGTCGGGATCGAACCGGGGCGCAAACTGATCGCATCGGGCCGCATCGCCATGAGCAGGGGTCGCCGGGTGCTGTTCAATCCGAAATACGAACTGAGACCCCTCGGACGGGAGTAG